A DNA window from Arachis hypogaea cultivar Tifrunner chromosome 18, arahy.Tifrunner.gnm2.J5K5, whole genome shotgun sequence contains the following coding sequences:
- the LOC112771114 gene encoding beta-galactosidase 1 encodes MVSMSFKLIMWNVLLPLLLLASSFFVSCNASVSYDSKAITINGQRRILISGSIHYPRSTPEMWPDLIQKAKEGGLDVIQTYVFWNGHEPSPGKYYFEGNYDLVKFIKLVQQAGLYVHLRIGPYVCAEWNFGGFPVWLKYIPGISFRTDNGPFKFQMQKFTTKIVDMMKAERLYETQGGPIILSQIENEYGPMEYEIGASGKSYTKWAADMAVGLGTGVPWVMCKQDDAPDPMINTCNGFYCDYFSPNKAYKPKMWTEAWTAWFTEFGGSVPYRPAEDLAFAVARFIQKGGAFVNYYMYHGGTNFGRTAGGPFIATSYDYDAPIDEYGLLRQPKWGHLKDLHRAIKLCEPALVSGDPAVTKIGNYQEAHVFKSDSGACAAFLANYDPKSFAKVAFGNMHYNLPPWSISILPDCKNTVYNTARVGSQKAQMKMTRIPIHGGLTWQSFNEEPASTDDSSFTMTGLLEQLNTTRDLSDYLWYSTDVVIDSNEGFLWNGKDPVLTVLSAGHALHVFVNGQLSGTAYGSLEFPKLTFSQAVKLRAGVNKISLLSVAVGLPNVGPHFETWNAGVLGPITLYGLNEGRRDLSWQKWSYKIGLKGEALSLHSLSGISSVDWIQGSLISQRQPLTWYKTTFDAPAGTAPFGLDMGSMGKGQVWLNGQSLGRYWPAYKASGTCDSCDYAGTYNENKCRSNCGEASQTWYHVPHSWLKPTGNLLVVFEELAGDPNGIFLVRRDIDSVCADIYEWQPNLRSYQMQASGKADKPIRPKVHLSCGFGQKISSIKFASFGTPEGSCGNFHEGSCHAHKSYDAFQRNCVGQSWCTVTVSPENFGGDPCPNVMKKLSVEAICT; translated from the exons ATGGTGAGCATGAGCTTCAAGCTCATAATGTGGAATGTGCTTCTTCCCTTGCTGCTCCTGGCATCTTCATTCTTTGTTTCTTGTAATGCTTCTGTGTCCTATGACTCAAAGGCTATCACCATTAATGGCCAAAGAAGGATCCTCATTTCTGGATCCATTCATTACCCTAGAAGCACCCCTGAG ATGTGGCCAGATCTCATTCAAAAGGCTAAGGAAGGAGGTTTGGATGTGATTCAGACTTATGTTTTCTGGAATGGCCATGAACCTTCACCTGGCAAA TATTATTTTGAGGGAAACTATGATCTGGTGAAGTTCATAAAGTTGGTGCAGCAAGCAGGCCTTTATGTGCATCTAAGGATTGGTCCTTATGTCTGTGCTGAGTGGAACTTTGG GGGTTTCCCTGTTTGGCTGAAGTACATTCCAGGTATCAGCTTCAGAACAGACAATGGCCCTTTTAAG TTTCAAATGCAAAAGTTTACCACGAAGATTGTCGATATGATGAAGGCAGAAAGATTATATGAAACTCAGGGAGGTCCAATAATTCTATCCCAG ATTGAAAATGAATATGGACCTATGGAGTATGAAATTGGTGCTTCTGGTAAGTCCTACACTAAGTGGGCAGCAGATATGGCTGTAGGACTTGGTACTGGGGTTCCATGGGTCATGTGCAAACAAGATGATGCTCCTGATCCTATG ATTAACACTTGCAATGGTTTCTATTGTGATTACTTCTCTCCAAATAAGGCTTACAAACCAAAGATGTGGACGGAAGCTTGGACTGCATG GTTTACTGAATTTGGAGGTTCGGTTCCTTATCGACCTGCTGAAGATTTAGCATTTGCAGTTGCAAGATTTATACAGAAAGGGGGAGCATTTGTCAATTATTACATG TATCACGGGGGAACAAATTTCGGTAGAACTGCTGGTGGTCCATTTATTGCTACAAGCTATGATTATGATGCACCTATTGATGAATATG GACTTCTCAGGCAGCCGAAGTGGGGTCATCTTAAAGATTTACATAGAGCAATAAAACTCTGTGAACCTGCTTTAGTTTCGGGGGATCCTGCTGTAACAAAGATTGGAAACTATCAAGAG GCTCATGTCTTCAAATCAGACTCAGGAGCTTGTGCTGCATTCCTTGCAAACTATGACCCAAAATCTTTTGCAAAAGTGGCATTTGGGAATATGCACTATAACCTGCCTCCTTGGTCTATTAGCATTCTTCCTGACTGCAAGAACACTGTTTATAACACTGCACGG GTTGGTTCACAGAAGGCACAGATGAAGATGACTCGAATTCCcattcatggaggactcacttgGCAATCATTTAATGAAGAACCAGCATCTACTGATGACAGTTCCTTCACCATGACTGGCCTATTGGAACAGTTAAATACAACTAGAGATTTATCTGACTACCTTTGGTACTCCACAGA TGTTGTGATTGATTCCAATGAAGGATTTTTGTGGAATGGAAAGGATCCTGTTCTTACAGTGTTATCTGCTGGGCATGCCTTGCATGTGTTTGTCAATGGTCAGCTATCAG GAACTGCTTATGGAAGCTTAGAATTCCCCAAACTAACATTTAGCCAGGCTGTGAAGCTCAGAGCTGGTGTTAATAAAATCTCTCTTCTAAGTGTTGCAGTTGGACTACCG AATGTTGGTCCACATTTTGAAACATGGAATGCTGGTGTTCTTGGCCCAATTACATTATACGGTCTCAACGAGGGGAGAAGGGACTTGTCTTGGCAGAAATGGTCTTATAAG ATTGGTCTTAAAGGAGAAGCCTTGAGTCTCCATTCTCTCAGTGGAATTTCCTCAGTTGACTGGATTCAAGGGTCTTTAATTTCTCAAAGGCAGCCACTGACTTGGTACAAA ACTACTTTTGATGCTCCGGCTGGAACCGCACCATTTGGTTTAGATATGGGCAGCATGGGCAAAGGTCAAGTGTGGCTAAATGGGCAGAGTCTCGGTCGCTACTGGCCTGCTTATAAAGCATCAGGTACCTGTGATTCTTGTGACTATGCCGGAACTTACAACGAGAATAAATGCAGAAGTAACTGTGGGGAGGCTTCTCAAACATG GTATCATGTTCCTCATTCATGGCTAAAGCCAACTGGAAATTTATTGGTTGTGTTTGAAGAACTGGCTGGAGATCCCAATGGCATCTTTCTGGTTAGGCGCGACATAGATAGTGTGTGTGCTGATATTTATGAGTGGCAGCCAAATCTTAGAAGCTACCAGATGCAAGCTTCTGGCAAAGCTGACAAACCTATTAGGCCTAAAGTGCATTTATCATGTGGCTTTGGACAAAAGATCTCGTCGATCAAATTCGCTAGCTTCGGTACTCCAGAAGGATCTTGTGGAAACTTCCATGAAGGAAGCTGCCATGCTCACAAATCATATGATGCATTTCAAAGG